The Benincasa hispida cultivar B227 chromosome 9, ASM972705v1, whole genome shotgun sequence genome has a segment encoding these proteins:
- the LOC120087306 gene encoding probably inactive leucine-rich repeat receptor-like protein kinase At2g25790 — MGKRTPKSCLFFFLFLSLSLVNQHSSALQQHDLHETHLLLSFKASISKHPSTSLSNWNPSLPTCHWNGVTCNNPTISNFTKITAINLSAHNITGTLSDSLFRLPYIQTLDLSDNQFVGELPPTMFTVASSSLLHLNLSNNNFTGPLPTGGVFGLQTLDLSNNMIWGSIPEDIGLFCDLQFLDLGGNGLIGEIPNSVANLTSLEFLTFASNKLSGEIPRELGGMKRLKWIYLGYNNLSGEIPEEIGHLGSLNHLDLVYNKLTGKIPESFGNLTRLQYLFLYQNGLTGTIPSSIFSLVNLISLDISDNSLSGEIPELVIQLQNLEILHLFGNNFTGKIPGALASLPRLQILQLWSNGFSGEIPELLGRRNNLTILDVSTNFLTGKIPDGLCDSKRLFKLILFSNSLIGEIPQSLCSCQSLRRVRLQNNRLSGELSPKIFTKLPLLYFLDISNNQFSGRIDGNKWDLPSLQMMSLARNKISGNLPEFIRNDKIESLDFSANEFSGSIPENIGNLSELMELNLSNNNLAGGIPSEISSCKKLVSLDLSHNQLSGELPVILTQIPVLGFLDLSENKFTGEIPPVFGRIPSLVQINISHNHLHGALPATGAFLGINASAVAGNDLCSSHIISTNKLPSCKKRRYNNLWWFMIVLGVGALLIGTGVLITIRRRKEAKRAVVENNDGIWEVKFFDSAAAKLVTVEAIISQSSSSEIQFVVEKDVEKWRVEGSFWSEVEELGRLRHPNVVRLLGTCRSEKAGYLVREYVQGVILSEMVGSLSWERRRNIGVGIARALEYLHRRCSPGVIASNLLPGKMIVDEKYQPRLVIGLSKTNISPYYLAPEVNESRDITEKSNVYSLGVILIQLVTGKGPVDPEKTVHRQNLVEWARYCYSNCHIDTWIDGTMTPTAAADLNQIVGFMNLALNCTAADPMARLSSHHAYKAILSLSRTTCSSKLCSS; from the exons ATGGGGAAGAGAACACCCAAAAGttgtcttttcttctttctctttctctctctctctctggtGAACCAACATTCATCCGCTCTGCAACAACACGACCTCCATGAAACCCACCTTCTTTTATCCTTCAAAGCTTCCATTTCCAAACACCCATCAACCTCTCTCTCCAACTGGAATCCTTCTCTTCCCACCTGCCATTGGAATGGCGTCACATGCAACAACCCCACCATCTCTAATTTCACTAAAATCACTGCCATTAACCTCTCTGCTCACAACATCACCGGCACACTTTCCGATTCCCTTTTCCGACTACCCTACATCCAAACTCTCGATCTCTCCGACAATCAATTCGTCGGAGAACTCCCCCCGACTATGTTCACTGTCGCCTCTTCTTCGCTTCTGCATTTGAACTTGAGCAATAATAATTTCACCGGCCCACTTCCCACCGGCGGCGTCTTTGGGCTTCAAACATTAGACCTATCCAATAACATGATTTGGGGTTCGATTCCTGAAGATATCGGATTGTTCTGTGATCTTCAGTTTCTCGATCTGGGTGGGAATGGTTTAATAGGGGAGATTCCGAATTCGGTTGCGAATCTCACTTCATTGGAGTTCTTAACGTTCGCGTCTAATAAATTGAGTGGAGAAATTCCGAGGGAATTGGGAGGAATGAAGAGGTTGAAGTGGATTTATTTGGGTTACAATAATCTTTCAGGGGAAATTCCTGAAGAAATTGGTCATTTGGGTTCTTTGAATCATCTTGATCTTGTGTACAACAAGCTAACAGGGAAAATTCCAGAGTCTTTTGGGAATCTCACTCGACTTCAATATCTGTTCCTTTACCAAAATGGTCTCACAGGTACAATTCCTTCTTCGATTTTCAGTCTCGTGAATCTGATTTCTCTTGATATAAGCGACAATTCTCTCTCGGGGGAGATTCCGGAGCTTGTAATTCAATTGCAGAATTTGGAGATTTTGCATCTGTTTGGAAATAATTTCACGGGAAAAATTCCGGGAGCTTTGGCTTCTCTGCCTCGGCTGCAGATTCTTCAGTTGTGGTCCAATGGATTTTCCGGCGAAATTCCAGAATTACTTGGAAGACGAAACAATCTCACCATTCTCGATGTTTCAACTAATTTTCTTACAGGAAAAATCCCAGATGGGCTCTGTGATTCTAAACGTCTCTTTAAGCTCATCCTCTTCTCCAACTCTCTCATTGGCGAAATCCCACAGAGTCTCTGTTCTTGTCAGAGTTTACGGCGTGTTCGGCTCCAAAACAACCGCCTCTCCGGCGAATTATCTCCAAAAATATTCACGAAGCTACCACTTTTGTACTTTTTGGATATCTCCAACAACCAATTTTCCGGCCGAATCGACGGCAACAAATGGGATTTGCCGTCTCTCCAGATGATGAGTTTAgcgagaaacaaaatttcaggGAACTTGCCGGAATTCATAAGAAACGACAAAATCGAGAGTTTGGATTTCTCAGCGAATGAATTTTCAGGTTCCATTCCGGAGAATATCGGAAACTTATCGGAGCTAATGGAACTTAACTTAAGCAACAACAATCTCGCAGGTGGAATCCCAAGTGAAATATCTTCATGTAAGAAACTCGTGAGTTTAGACTTAAGCCACAATCAACTAAGCGGCGAACTCCCAGTAATTCTCACTCAAATTCCCGTTCTTGGCTTCCTTGATTTATCAGAAAACAAATTCACTGGCGAAATCCCACCAGTCTTCGGCCGAATTCCATCGCTCGTTCAGATAAATATTTCTCACAATCACTTACACGGAGCATTACCAGCAACAGGAGCATTTTTGGGTATAAACGCAAGCGCAGTAGCCGGAAATGATCTTTGCAGTAGCCATATAATAAGTACGAACAAATTACCGTCATGCAAAAAGCGTCGTTATAACAACTTATGGTGGTTTATGATAGTATTGGGCGTGGGTGCGTTGTTGATTGGGACAGGAGTGTTGATTACAATACGACGTCGGAAAGAGGCAAAAAGAGCCGTAGTAGAAAACAATGACGGAATATGGGAGgtaaaattctttgattctgCAGCGGCGAAATTAGTGACGGTGGAGGCGATCATATCGCAGTCGTCGTCGTCGGAGATTCAATTTGTGGTGGAGAAAGACGTGGAGAAATGGAGAGTGGAAGGGAGTTTTTGGAGTGAGGTTGAGGAATTAGGAAGGCTTAGGCACCCAAATGTTGTGAGATTGTTGGGCACGTGCCGGTCTGAGAAAGCTGGGTACTTGGTTCGTGAGTATGTGCAAGGGGTAATTTTGAGTGAAATGGTTGGGAGTTTAAGCTGGGAACGACGTCGTAATATCGGTGTCGGAATTGCCAGGGCTTTGGAGTATTTGCACCGGCGGTGTTCTCCGGGAGTTATTGCGTCAAATTTGTTGCCGGGGAAGATGATCGTGGATGAGAAATACCAACCACGGCTCGTTATTGGATTATCCAAGACCAACATTTCTCCCTACTATTTGGCCCCCG AGGTTAATGAAAGTAGAGACATAACGGAGAAAAGTAATGTATATAGTTTGGGAGTCATTCTCATCCAATTGGTTACCGGAAAAGGACCCGTTGATCCGGAGAAGACTGTCCACCGGCAGAACCTGGTGGAATGGGCACGCTACTGCTACTCCAATTGCCATATCGACACGTGGATTGATGGCACGATGACCCCCACCGCAGCCGCCGACCTGAACCAGATCGTGGGGTTTATGAATTTAGCACTCAACTGCACCGCCGCCGACCCCATGGCGAGGCTGTCCTCACACCATGCTTACAAAGCCATACTCTCTCTTTCTCGGACCACTTGCTCCTCTAAACTGTGCTCCTCGTAG